Genomic DNA from Bosea sp. (in: a-proteobacteria):
CCGCTGGTCCTGTCGGAAGCGCGGGAAGCGGGCGCGGCGATCATCGGCACCCGGGTCGACGGCATCCCGCAGCTTCTGGAGGAGGGCGAGGCCGGCATCCTTGTGCCTGCGCGCGATGTCGGGGCGCTGGCCGACGCCATCGACCGCCTGCTGGCCAACCGGAACGACCTGGAGATGTGGCGCGCCCGCAGCCAGACGCGGCTCGACCGGCTCACAATCGCCCGCGTGGCGCGCGAGACGCTCGAGGTCTATCAGTCCGCGGGCGCCCGCTGAAGCCGGCGGCAGGACCGGTGCGCGCGCCGTGAGCACGGGCATGGCGCTCAGCCGTAGACGCGCATGTAATCGACCAGCAGATGCGCTCTCCGGTGCTCTTCCCGCAAAGGCGAGGGATACGGCACGTCGGCGCGCAGCGCGAGGGTCAGCAGGGGCCAGAACACATCGCCCTGCGCGTCAAGCTCGGCGCTGCGTCCGATCGTCCAGATCAGCGGCCTTCGGGTCGTCTGGTCCAGAACCGGGCGGCGGTTGAAATACGGGATGCAGCGATCGGCATCGACCAGCATCCCGTAGCGATTGAAGCCCTCCGTGAGATCGACGTCGGTCGGCACACCCGCGCCATCGTGGTGTTCGCCAGGCTGGCCCCACTCGTGCAGATAGGTTCCGTAAAGCTGAAGCTCCCAGCCCTTGTGCTCCACGATGTCGAGCTCCACCGACGTCCTGGGAAACAGGATGCTGCGGCCATTCATCATCCAGAATGCGGGCCAGGTCAGCGGGTGGCGCGGGAACTTCATCCGCGCCTCGAAATATCCCCTGCGCCAGCCCTTCATGATCGTCCCGTCCGAACGGGCCGTCTGGATGTTGCCGGAGATCCACTGCGCATCGGCGTTCTCATTGCCGAAGTAATGCGGCACCTGCATGCGCCGTCCGATATGGACAGCGCTCAGGCGCAGCGCCTTGCCGTTCTCCGCAGCCGGCTCGTCGACGATGGCGTAGGGCTTGACGCCTTCCTCGCCCCCGATCCGCGCGAAGGCCGAGCGGCCGTAAAAGCCGGGGTCGAAGGTGGTCGCCTTGGGGCCCGCATGCCAGATGCTCGTGTCGAGCCGTGCGAACGGCTCATCGAAGATCACGGTCCGGCCAGCGGTGGGATCGTCCGGCGCCGCAGGCGGCGGCGTGTTCCGGGCCGCATCCCGGGCCATGGCTTCCGGCGAACCCGCACCGAGCGAACGCGCGGCGGCCAGCGCGGCGCTGCCTTTCAGCAACCCGCGCCGCAGCCTGTCAGGCCCCGCCATGGCGGTCTGCTCCGGTCTGGACATGCTTGTCTCCAATGAATGCATCGCGGGGGCAGGCGACTTTGCCCTGGCCCTCGCGTGATGGTTGATCTGTGCCGGGGAGGGCGCCTCCGGCGCGGCTGCGGCGCGCCGGTTTGCGCCCTCGCGGCTTGCGCCCGCAGCGAGCCTCGCCTCAGTAGCTGCCCTTGGAAGTGAGGACCGCGGGCACCGTCCTGGCGATGATGCGGAGGTCCTCGGCCATGCTCCAGTTGCGGACATACTGGGCATCCAGCGCCACCCGCGCCTCGTAGGAGACATCGCTGCGGCCGCTGACCTGCCAGGCGCCGGTCAGGCCGGGCCGGACCCGCATGTAGGCCTCGACCTCTTCGCCATACCGCTCCAGTTCCGCCGCCACCACCGGGCGTGGGCCGACAATGCTCATGTCGCCCCGCAGCACGTTGATGAACTGCGGCAGTTCATCAACGCTGAGCCGGCGAATGACCTGCCCGAGCCGCGTGATCCGTGGATCATCCTTGAGCTTGTGCGTGTCTTGCCACTCGCGCGCGGCCTCGGGGTTGACGCGCAGATGAGCGTCCAGAACTGCCGGCGCGTTGACCACCATGCTGCGGAACTTGAGGCACTCGAAGGGTTGGCCGCGGTGGCCGACACGGCGATGGCTGATCAGCACAGGTCGACCGTCGCCGATCACGATCAGCAACGCGATGCAGATGAACAGCGGCGCCAGCACCACAAGAGCGGCGACGGACATGGCAAGATCGAAAAGCCGCTTTCCCGTGCCGCCTACCGGCACAGTTTCCGGGCGCGGCGGATACGAGGTGTGTTGCGACGCGGACCCATCAGTCCAGTTTCTTTGACGGCCGGTCGGAATGGCCAGGCGCGCGAGCCCGACTTTGGAATCGTCTCGAGACAGCATGATTAGGCACCCAAGTTGGAAAAAACTTTGGAAGCCCCCCGATATTTCCGCCAGACTCCATCGAAAGGCCGGGAGGCATCCGATGGAGCCAGGACCTTGAATGCAGCAGGCGAACTGCTGAATTCCCATTCTCGTTCGCAGCGAGACGACCTGCTATTCCCGCATCGCACAGGCGCTGCGGTCTCAATGACAATAGACGATCATCATCACTCAAGGCGAATGACGTAAGTATCATGCTCCATATGGGGCCATGAATAGACATTTACCTTTAGTTAACATTTCGCCCGGATTTTGGCCTGGTGTCAAGCCAATTCTCATCTTTTTTGCGATAAAAACGCGGTTTATAGGTCTGAAATCGTGTTTATGCGACAAATTTTTGTCAAACCCGATGGAACCAGGCGAGATCGAGATCGAACAATTTAGACTTGAAAAACAATATTTATGTAGTCAAAATATTTATAAACGCTGCCTCTGGGATTTGGTTCCCTGCGTTATGTGTCTCGTTTCGTATTTCTATGAAGATGGTCCGGGGCGGCAGAGGAGCCGTCCCCAGACAGCACCGGCGCTCAAGTCGCCGAGGGCCTCACGTCCACGCTGCCGTTGTGCTAGAGATGCGAAAGTCGGCGTCGTTGCGTCGGGAGTCACCTGAGTGCAGCCATCATCTGCGCCATCGGAGAGGGCCATGCTGTCCATCGCCTTGCTTGCTTTCATGGCTGGCGCCGTAGCGGCATTCTTCATGCCGTTGCTGGCGTTCTGCCTGTTTGGCGCGGTGGCGGCGGCGCTTGTGGGGATCGCCGCAGGCACAGGCGTCATTCCCGGCCTGTCTGTCATTCCCGCTGTCCTGTGGGCGGCGTTCACGCTTCAGATCGGTTTCGGCATGGGCATCGGCATCCGCGCACTGGGCTGGCCTGGCGCGCAGGGCAAAGCCGGCACGCGCGGCGCCCCATCCGCGAGGGGTGAGCATGGCAGGCAGGCTGATGCCAGCCTGCGCGCCCGGCATGCCCGCAGCGCCGCCGACGAGGCCGCCAAGCCGGGGGCCACCGACACAGGGTCCGTATGAGCGAGGCGTCCGCTGGCTGTCAAAGGCGCCCGAGGCGCTTGTCGCCATGGCGAGGAGCGGCGCATCAGGCCGCCTTTTCGAACGGCGTCCTTGTCGTGACCCCATCGCCGAACAGGGTCTCGCTCAGCACCCGCGCCATGCCGTCGCGGAAGACGGGCTCGGAGAAGCGCCGCGCATGCGCGGCGATGGCCTCGCCATCGATCTCGAAACGCTCCATGCGCTCGATGGCCTCGGCCAGCGCTTCCCAGCTTTGTTCGTGGAACAGGCTCCCGCTCAGACCTTCCACCACCGTCTCGGTCGCGCCGCCGCGCCCATAGGCCAGAACGGGCCGGCCGCTGGCCATGGCCTCCACCGGCACGATGCCGAAATCCTCTTCGCCCGGGAACACGAGCGCCTTGCAGCGCGCGTAATGCTCCTTGAGAACTGAAAAGGGCTGGGGTCCGAGCACTCGCACCGTGGGGCCGGCCAGCTGGCGCATGGCGGCCAGCTGCTCGCCGCCGCCGATCACGATGAGCGGAAGCTTCATGCGGTTGAAGGCCTCGATGGCGATGTCGGGCCGCTTGTAGCCCACCAGTTCACCAACCATCAGGTGGAAATCCCCCAGCTCGGAGGCCGGAACGGGATGAAAATCGTCCACCGCCACTGGCGGATGCACCACCGTGCTGTCGCGGCGATAGTAGCGCTGGATGCGGGCGCCAACCGTCGCGGAATTGGCGACGTAGCGATCGATGCGCGCCGATGAGATCGCGTCCCAGTTGCGCACGTAATGCGCGATCGGCGCCATCAGCGCCTTCTTGACTGGCCCGGCGCGCTCCCGGTAATCGTGATACATGTTCCAGATGTAGCGCATGGGCGAATGGCAATAGCAGACGTGCCGCGCCGTCGGCGGCGGGATGATGCCCTTGGCCGGCCCGGATTCGCTGCTGATGACCAGATCATAGCCGCGCAGATCGAGCTGTTCGAGCGCCATCGGCATCAGGGGCAGATAGGCCTTGTAGTAGCGTGCCGGCTTCGGCAGCTTGCCGATGAAGGTGGTGCTGACCTTGTGCCGCCGGATCACGTCCGAGACCGCTTCGGGTGCATAGGCGTGGGTGAACAGGTCAGCCTCGGGGAACATGCGGCACAGGGCCTCGATGACCTTCTCGCCGCCGCGCATGCCGACGAGCCAGTAGTGCACGATGGCGACGCGGAGCCCGGAAAGCTGCGCCAGGGCGGCCCGGCCCTCGCCGTCGATCAGGCCGATGGAGCGGTCGCCCGCCTGCCTCGGCACCTGCGGCGTCATGCCGGTCAAACTCGGGTTCATGCGCGTCTTGCCCTCTCAGGCCAGTGCTGCGGATATCCGCACAAGCCCTGGCGGCGAATCCTGCGCCACCTCGTGTCTGACCAGATAAATGCAGCAGGCGGGTCTTTGTTCACGGCTCGCGTCACAAAAGTGACGCCACGTCCGCCGCTGCGCTGCCGGGGCCGGATCAGCCAGCGGCGGCTGCAGCCTTCACCCGGGAGTTGAGAACCTCACCCGCCTCGGGAGCAAGCAGGGCGGCGAACCGCCTGGCTGTCGCTTCGGCCGCGGCCGATAGCTGCACAGGCCGCGAGGGCCAGACCAGCGCAGGCAGCGGCCCCGCATCGCGGCGCAAGCTGCTGCTGAGGCCGGCTGCGTCCAGCGCGAGGCGCAGAACATGGTGAGGATCATCGGCTGCCTGCTCGCCAAGGCCGCCGAGAACAGAGCTTTCCGACCAGCGAATGAAGTCGAAGATGGCCGTCGGCGCCCGTGCGGGCCGGCCGCGCGCCAGCACCCCGAGCCAGGCGCAGGCGGCGTAAAGGTCGGCATGATAGGCGTAGTCGGGCATCAGGTAGCCCGCGTTCACGCCCGAATGGAAAGACAAAAGCGCCCCAAAGCTTGCGGTCCAGGGCTCCTGCGCCGGAGCCTTGCCGGAACGGGCCTGAACAGGCATCGCCCGATCCAGCACCGCAACGCCGAGCCTGGCCAACAGTGCCGCCTGCGATCCGCTTTCACGCAGACGCGAAGCCTGCGGCAGCAAGGAGCGCAAGACGCCGCCGCCGTGAAGCGCCG
This window encodes:
- a CDS encoding sugar transferase, which translates into the protein MLSRDDSKVGLARLAIPTGRQRNWTDGSASQHTSYPPRPETVPVGGTGKRLFDLAMSVAALVVLAPLFICIALLIVIGDGRPVLISHRRVGHRGQPFECLKFRSMVVNAPAVLDAHLRVNPEAAREWQDTHKLKDDPRITRLGQVIRRLSVDELPQFINVLRGDMSIVGPRPVVAAELERYGEEVEAYMRVRPGLTGAWQVSGRSDVSYEARVALDAQYVRNWSMAEDLRIIARTVPAVLTSKGSY
- a CDS encoding glycosyltransferase family 4 protein, which encodes MTPQVPRQAGDRSIGLIDGEGRAALAQLSGLRVAIVHYWLVGMRGGEKVIEALCRMFPEADLFTHAYAPEAVSDVIRRHKVSTTFIGKLPKPARYYKAYLPLMPMALEQLDLRGYDLVISSESGPAKGIIPPPTARHVCYCHSPMRYIWNMYHDYRERAGPVKKALMAPIAHYVRNWDAISSARIDRYVANSATVGARIQRYYRRDSTVVHPPVAVDDFHPVPASELGDFHLMVGELVGYKRPDIAIEAFNRMKLPLIVIGGGEQLAAMRQLAGPTVRVLGPQPFSVLKEHYARCKALVFPGEEDFGIVPVEAMASGRPVLAYGRGGATETVVEGLSGSLFHEQSWEALAEAIERMERFEIDGEAIAAHARRFSEPVFRDGMARVLSETLFGDGVTTRTPFEKAA
- a CDS encoding family 16 glycosylhydrolase, with amino-acid sequence MAGPDRLRRGLLKGSAALAAARSLGAGSPEAMARDAARNTPPPAAPDDPTAGRTVIFDEPFARLDTSIWHAGPKATTFDPGFYGRSAFARIGGEEGVKPYAIVDEPAAENGKALRLSAVHIGRRMQVPHYFGNENADAQWISGNIQTARSDGTIMKGWRRGYFEARMKFPRHPLTWPAFWMMNGRSILFPRTSVELDIVEHKGWELQLYGTYLHEWGQPGEHHDGAGVPTDVDLTEGFNRYGMLVDADRCIPYFNRRPVLDQTTRRPLIWTIGRSAELDAQGDVFWPLLTLALRADVPYPSPLREEHRRAHLLVDYMRVYG